ATGGGTCGCAGTTTCCATTGAAAACCGGTCATCTTCAGAATGGTTACAGTTACGGTCGAAGATTGTAGTGTATAGGCGGAGCCGCAGTGGCTTCACGGAGCCCGACTATATCGAGGACGAGGGAGCCTACGGAGAGCAGCCAGCCGTCACATCAGCTGGCACGGCCCTCTGCACGTTTCTTGAGCGCGTTGTTCATCGCCTCGAAGCCCTTTCGCGTCGGTCCCGACATAGTATTCAAGAACAGGGGCACCAGCAGTCCGCTGAATTGTTCGCGATGATGTAGGCGAGCGCCTCCGTAGGCTGTTTCCTCGATCTGAAAGAGGTGTTCTCCATCGAACAGGCCGGGCAGGAGCAGTCGTCCAAGCCACCGCAACTCCCGGGGGTGTGCTACCCGCAGGATTGTTGGTCGAAATGTCATCGCCTTACCACCGGGCGGTTCGATGCGAACAGCAAGCCGCGTTCCTTCGACGGCAGCCCCGACAATCTCCGGGATAAACGGATTCCACTCCGGGTAGCTGCCGAAGTCTGTGAGAATCTTCCAGACGATCTCGGGGGCAGCCGCGACATCAATGGCGGTGACAATCTCTCTCATAGCGCGATCAGTGTTTTCTGCGGTAGATGAATGTTGGATGGCCGGCGGCAGTGTACCAATACGTCGATCGGCTGGTCAACTACGACCGGGTTTCGCAGTGTGAAATCGGGATCTCCAGATTGACATTGCTCGCGTTCGTGGCTACTGTTACAGGCACAGCCGGCGCTTTACCCGAAAGGGTCGCAATCACGATTGCGGCGAGAAATACACCCAGCGCCCGCTGTATGTGGCTTGGCGCCGGATTGGGGCGCCAAGCCTTTTAGTTGTCGCACCCCCGGTCATTCTCTTTCCCCGTCATTCTCGCGCACGCCCCTGCGCAGGCAGGGGCAGGCGAAACGCGAGGACCGAAGGGCCGACTGATGATCGCAGCGAATAATCCCATTCAAGTCGGCAGAAACCGGGCGTGGCCCCGTGATCTGGTCAGGGATGACGGTTTCTGACACTCGCGCCTACCGACCGAGTCCTTGCCGTCCACCACCGAAATCATTGCCGAGCACGGATGCTGCCGTTGCCAGTGCCCCGGCGCCGCCTCTGCGTTCCTGCGCCACCAATATCTGCGTCGATTCTTGACTTAAATCACCCCTTCCTGCCGCCGATACTACCGCTAGCACTTCGACAACATGGTTGGCTCAGGCGGACAAGGCAATGGTAAACAAGGAAGTCGTCAAAAAGGATCTCATCGAGCGCATCGAAGCGCTGGTTGAAGAATCGTGTACCCTCGTACGGACGAAGGAGAGCTGGACGCGGCACGTCGAGATTCAGGCTGAGATCATGCAGCTCTGTCGTAAAGCCTCGGACACCATCAACACCGACAGTCGGCCATACTGGGACAAGGACGTCGCAAACTCCCGCGAGACACGAGCGGCATGAACCCCCGCATCCCATCGGCCCAGGTATAAATTCGCGAAGCCGCGCCTCAATGGTGCGGCTTTTCTGCTTCAGGTCAGTCCGTTAAATTGTGGGCGGCTCCCCACCATTCATTTCAAAGGCCGCAAACATTGGACTGGTTGTACGACCCTCAGGCATGGATCGCTCTTGCCACGCTGACGGCGCTCGAGATTGTCCTTGGCATCGACAACATCATTTTCATCTCGATCCTCGCCGGAAAGCTGCCGGAACATCAGCAGGAGCGTGCCCGCATTGTGGGACTTGCACTCGCACTCATCGGCCGCGTCCTGTTGCTGCTTTCGCTCACCTGGATCATGCGACTTACCGCACCCCTGTTTGCCATCATCGGGTATGAGATTTCTGGACGCGATCTCATTCTCATCGGAGGAGGGCTATTCCTGCTGGCGAAAGCGACTCACGAGATTCACTCCAGGCTGGAAGAAATAGGCCATGAGGATGCGGGCTCTCGCGCGGCCGCAACGTTTCGCAGCGTCATCATTCAGATTCTTCTGCTCGACATCGTGTTCTCCCTCGACTCGGTAATCACGGCAGTTGGAATGGCCGATCAGTTATGGGTGATGGTCACGGCTGTCGTGATAGCAATCATTATCATGATGGTGAGTTCGGGAGCCATCTCGCGCTTCATAGAGGCCCGGCCCACAGTTAAGATGCTGGCTCTGGCGTTCTTGCTGATGGTTGGTGTCGCACTCGTGGCGGAAGGCCTCGATTTCCACATCCCCAGGGGTTACATCTACTTTGCGATGGCCTTCTCGGTGTTCGTGGAGATGCTGAACCTGCGGCTCCGATCGAAAGAGAAGACGCCGATTAAACTCGGGCGGTCACTGCCACCCGGACTCGGCGGCTGATCGCCTGCCTAGAACGGCGTGTCGACTGGGGGCAACTCGCCGGCCGCACCTTCGGCGCCTTCCGGGCCGAGTTGCGCCGACGGCTCGGCGTAATACGTCGTCAGGTTCTCGAAGCGAGCATGTTGATGGACGAACGCCAGCCGCACATCGCCGACGGGTCCGTTTCGCTGCTTGCCGACAATGATCTCCGCGAGTCCCTCTGTTGAATTGCCGTGCTCGTCGACTGTAATCCCATAGCGCTCCGCACGGTAGATAAATGCCACAACATCAGCGTCCTGCTCGATGGATCCGGACTCCCGCAGGTCGGACAGTTGTGGGCGCCGATCGCCGCCGCGAGTTTCCACTGCACGACTCAGCTGAGACAGAGCCAGGACGGGCACGTTCAATTCCTTGGCGAGGCCTTTGAGGGATCTGGATATCTGAGCAATCTCCTGTTCGCGGTTGGAGCTGCGCGACTGAAGCGTCCCATGCATGAGCTGCAGGTAGTCGACTACGACGAGGCCGATGTCGTGCTCGGCCTTCAGGCGGCGACACTTGGCGCGAAGTTCGAGGATGGAGAGGCCCGGCGTGTCGTCGATGTAGATGGGAGCGGACGAAAGCCGGCCGGCGGCGCGGGCCAGCTTTGGCCAGTCGTCATCGCTGAGTCGTCCCGTACGGGCAGCCTGTGCATCGACGCGGGCTTCGGATGTCAGGAGACGCTGGGCAAGCTGCCCGGCACTCATTTCGAGCGAGAAGATGGCGACACCGACAGGGTTCTTCTTGTGAAGCGCCGAGTTTCGGGCGGATGCCAGCGCGAACGCCGTCTTGCCCATGGAGGGTCGCGCAGCGATGATAATCAGGTCGGATGGTTGCCACCCGCCGGTCAAATTGTCGAGCGAACTGAAGCCGGTGGGCACACCCGTGATGCCGCTTTCGCGTCCGTGAATCGCCTCCAGTCGCGACAGCGTGTCCTTCAAAACCTCGTTCATTGAGGTCGCGGCTCGACGAAGCTGGGTGTCGGAGATTCGGAAGATGTCGGACTCGACCTGGTCGAGCAGTTCGAACGCATCGGCCGACGGATCGTACGCATCACCGACGTGCGCGGTCATCGTCTCGATGAGTTTACGCAGCAGCGATTTTTCGGTGATGATGCGGGTGTGATACTCAACGTTGGCAGCCGAGGCCACGTGTGTCGTCAGCTCGGAGAGATAGTACTCTCCGCCTACTTTCTCGAGTTCGCCATTTCGCCGGAGCTCCTCTCCTACCGTGATGAGGTCGACCGGATTGCCTCGTTCAAACAGGCCCAGAATCGCGTCGTACACCTTCTGGTGCTGTGAAGCGTAGAACGCGTCCGGAGGCAGGATTTCGATCACCTGCGGAATCGCCTCGCGCTCGATAAGCATCGCGCCGAGAACGGCCTTCTCGATGTCGACGGCCTGAGGAGGCACGCGGCCGGATCTGCCCGTGCCGGACGCCGGGGTCGCCCCACCATTGCGGCGACGCGGTCTCGGAGGCGGGGGCTGAAGTTCTTCCTCCAGCCTGATCCGTGTCGTAAGATCCTTTTCGTCAGCCATGGCGAGACTCTTCAGTAGCTGGTGGCGCCGGCGCCCGTGAGTTGATCGTGGTGGTCACGCAGTTTCTGCACGTCTTCCCATGTAGCCTTCTTCCACTCGGGATTTCGAAGCAGTGCCGCCGGATGATAAGTGACCATTACCGGGACGCCATGAAAGTCATGAAACTCTCCGCGCAATGCCTTGAGAGACCCCTTCTTCTGAAGAAGCGAATTGCCCGCGGTCTTTCCCACGCAAAGGATCACGCGTGGACGAATGAGCGCGATCTGCTTGAACAGAATCGGGATGTGGGCTGCGACTTCGGCAGGCAAAGGATCGCGGTTGTTCGGAGGGCGACTCTTGAGAATGTTCGCGATGTACACGTCGCTGCGGGCAAAACCGATGGCGGCGAGAATCTTCGTAAGCAACTGACCGGCACGACCAACGAACGGTTCTCCCTGCCGGTCCTCATCGGCG
This DNA window, taken from Rhodothermales bacterium, encodes the following:
- a CDS encoding SRPBCC domain-containing protein yields the protein MREIVTAIDVAAAPEIVWKILTDFGSYPEWNPFIPEIVGAAVEGTRLAVRIEPPGGKAMTFRPTILRVAHPRELRWLGRLLLPGLFDGEHLFQIEETAYGGARLHHREQFSGLLVPLFLNTMSGPTRKGFEAMNNALKKRAEGRAS
- a CDS encoding TerC family protein, producing the protein MDWLYDPQAWIALATLTALEIVLGIDNIIFISILAGKLPEHQQERARIVGLALALIGRVLLLLSLTWIMRLTAPLFAIIGYEISGRDLILIGGGLFLLAKATHEIHSRLEEIGHEDAGSRAAATFRSVIIQILLLDIVFSLDSVITAVGMADQLWVMVTAVVIAIIIMMVSSGAISRFIEARPTVKMLALAFLLMVGVALVAEGLDFHIPRGYIYFAMAFSVFVEMLNLRLRSKEKTPIKLGRSLPPGLGG
- the dnaB gene encoding replicative DNA helicase yields the protein MADEKDLTTRIRLEEELQPPPPRPRRRNGGATPASGTGRSGRVPPQAVDIEKAVLGAMLIEREAIPQVIEILPPDAFYASQHQKVYDAILGLFERGNPVDLITVGEELRRNGELEKVGGEYYLSELTTHVASAANVEYHTRIITEKSLLRKLIETMTAHVGDAYDPSADAFELLDQVESDIFRISDTQLRRAATSMNEVLKDTLSRLEAIHGRESGITGVPTGFSSLDNLTGGWQPSDLIIIAARPSMGKTAFALASARNSALHKKNPVGVAIFSLEMSAGQLAQRLLTSEARVDAQAARTGRLSDDDWPKLARAAGRLSSAPIYIDDTPGLSILELRAKCRRLKAEHDIGLVVVDYLQLMHGTLQSRSSNREQEIAQISRSLKGLAKELNVPVLALSQLSRAVETRGGDRRPQLSDLRESGSIEQDADVVAFIYRAERYGITVDEHGNSTEGLAEIIVGKQRNGPVGDVRLAFVHQHARFENLTTYYAEPSAQLGPEGAEGAAGELPPVDTPF
- a CDS encoding uracil-DNA glycosylase, coding for MHDVLDEIKGALELEIALSGPTVPVEPTVVSEASPLTSTSPAPAAAPPGENNTETTDRFNALIEAGSPLHKFGDLAAVEKWVANTVLIPLDEVRQKPVFGVGNPEADLMIIGEAPGADEDRQGEPFVGRAGQLLTKILAAIGFARSDVYIANILKSRPPNNRDPLPAEVAAHIPILFKQIALIRPRVILCVGKTAGNSLLQKKGSLKALRGEFHDFHGVPVMVTYHPAALLRNPEWKKATWEDVQKLRDHHDQLTGAGATSY